The DNA region GGACCACTTTCCTTTGCCATTTATTAaccagatgttggaaaggttagccggACATGATTACTACTGTTTTCTAGATGGATACTCAAGGTATAATCAGATTGCAGTCGCTCCGGaagaccaagaaaagacaacattcacatgcccgtatggtgtatttgcttaccgaagaatgccattcgggttGTGTAATGCTTCAGCCACCTTCCAACGGTGCATGACTTCCATTTTCGCcgacatgctcgaaaagcatatggaagtcttcatggatgacttttcggTCTTTGGATCCTCATTTGATAACTGTTTAACTAATATCTCTCTTGTTTTAGACAGGTGCTAGAAAACAAATTTAATTCTGAACTAggagaaatgtcacttcatggtgcaAGAAGGGATAGTattgggtcacaaaatttcctaCAAGGGAATTGAAGTTGACCAAGCAAAAGTGGAAGTGATATCTAAACTCCCACCTCCTGTTAATGAGAAGGGTATCAGGAGTTTCTTAGGACACGCAGGTttttaccgcaggttcataagagatttctcaaAAATCGCAAAACTGCTGACCAATCTATTGGTTAAGGATAAGGCGTTTCTGTTCGACAAAGAATGCACCATGGCCTTTGAGACATTGAAGAGCAAATTGATTTCAACACCCATTATTATTGCCCCTGATTGGTCTCTTCcatttgagatcatgtgtgatgctagtgatatTGATATAGGGGTATCCCTAGAACAACGAAAAGAGAAGTTATTACATGTCATTTACTATGCTAGTCATGTGTTGAGCCCTGCATAGATGAACTATGCAACCACTGAGAAAGAGTTGTTGGTCGTGGTTTATGCATTTTACAAATTCAGGCAATACTTGTTAGGAACGAAGGTGGTTGTGTATACTGACCATGACGCTTTGAAATATTTGTTTGCTAAACAAGACTCTAAGTCGAGGCTTCTCAAGTGGATCTTACTCCTCCAAGAATTTGATGTAGAGATCCGGGACAAAAGGGGGTCTGAAAACACAGTGGCGGATCATCTATCCCGAATGTCACCAATTGAAGAAATAGAAGAAAAGAGACTgataaaggatgagtttgctgatGAACACATCCTCGTTGTTATCGATATCCCTTGGTTCGCGGACTACACGAATTATTTGGTAGGGGGCGTAATCCCTAACGATTTTGActctaacaaaaagaaaaagtttgttcaCAATTACAAATTGGAGACGATAAATATTGAAGCGGTCAAAAGCGGTGAAGAACGgagatccttcaagagcggatgcAATTGGAGATCAACAGAATTCCCATTCTTTTGTAATGTCTCGTTTTTATTTTatatcttatttgaataatatgagaggctaaaccccccaatgccagggGGTGTCCTTGGATTGGTCGTGTAATAAATTTGAATTTATAATTTCCTTAATCTATGATGATTGTTGTTAATTTCACTATGCAATACgcgtaatgctttctttatcagaaaaatcaagattgatgtatggttaacaattagcaggattgcaattgttaaggtttttataTAGTGAAACCAtaatagatatcacctaggactagggataccctatggttaccggtTTATTCTTGTTGAATTGTAAATGCTTAGTTTTGTCATAATCtcctaaggacttagaggttagattgaatcaccaaaggtttccctctgaggtcttagggggaaacaatcttaagatccggtaattgaaacaattttcattattaaggagatatacactcaagaTTCATTACATGATATTTTCATACACCATCCTTGGCATATTATTATAACTTTTGAAAAGATTTATTTTGTCTTTATCTTACAGTGACTTTTTACAAAACTCCAACGATTAgttttgttcaattgagtgaCAATTTACACGTATATTGTTGCacaatcctcgagatcgatctttgggaaacatccctattattactacatcggaaaaatagtacacttgttattttcccgatcaaCTCCCAAGTATTATGATTGTTGGtcgtacttagtcaagggtcagatATTTGTCTCCCTTtaagttccaatgattagacttaccaaactcttttcacaattcaaatctcttttttggatgaaaattaGTGGTTAAGATaacattgtcctctcaactcccgagtttTTGGACTGTTAATGTATATAGCCAAGGGTCTGATGCTTGTCTACGtacataaaatcaaccccaataaatcaaatcatcttttgcctcAGTGCACACTTCAAAACCTTTCAAAAGGGACGTGTTACTTCTGTTCTACCGTGAACGGCACTTAAGCCCCCATgtgtgagcaagtaatgtttaactactagagtgtgatccaagcgcatccacattaccgcaaacaagcaaatacttcCCGCTCCCATGACATAGTATACAAGTaagtgaacagtagcatgcaAACGTCAATGTTGTTTATTGaaaacaaccaaacaaatgtTCTATTTGTTAGCCGAACTACGAAtctctgatttccttattgcacatatgaggatacgtaggcacaagggcccaaatccttggagagcacactaatttaaaaatcattttctcTCTCCATCTCATTCCCGATAGCAAGCAACATACagataaacaacatccatacaCATTAATACAAGCAAGTGGTTaccatggagtaccatggacgtgaggggtgctaataccttccccttacata from Lathyrus oleraceus cultivar Zhongwan6 chromosome 1, CAAS_Psat_ZW6_1.0, whole genome shotgun sequence includes:
- the LOC127091919 gene encoding uncharacterized mitochondrial protein AtMg00860-like, giving the protein MVQEGIVLGHKISYKGIEVDQAKVEVISKLPPPVNEKGIRSFLGHAGFYRRFIRDFSKIAKLLTNLLVKDKAFLFDKECTMAFETLKSKLISTPIIIAPDWSLPFEIMCDASDIDIGVSLEQRKEKLLHVIYYASHVLSPA